DNA sequence from the Streptomyces sp. NBC_01497 genome:
GACCGGGAGGCGGAGAGCCCGGGAAGAGCGACACGGTCAACGAACCAGCGGACGGCGCCTCCGGCGCCGTCCGCTGCCGTGCCGACGCCGACGGGTCACGTCGAATAGTCGGCGTTCAGCCGCACGTAGCCCTCGGTGAGGTCACAGCCGTACACGGTGAAGGCCCCGTCCCCGATGCCGAGATCGATGCCGATGACGACCTCGCTGCCGTTCATCTCCGCGGCGACGGCGGCCCGTACGCTCTCCTCGTCGTGCGCGCCGGCGCGGCCGGGCGGGTAGACCCCCACCTCACCGAAGCGGATGGCCACCCGGTCCTGGTCGATGTCGGTGTCGGCGGAGCACTTGCCGATCGCCATGGCCACACGGCCCCAGTTGGGATCCCCGCCGTGCACCGCGGTCTTGACCAACGGGGAGTTCACCACGGCCTTGCCCACGCGCTTGGCCTGGGCGTCGTCACGGGCGCCGCCCACCCGTACCTCGATCAGCTTGTCCGCGCCCTCGCCGTCGCTGGCGATGTCCTTCACCAGCGCCAACGCGACCTCGTACAGGGCCTCTTCGAAGTCATCCGCGTTGACTTCGCCCGCGAGGCCGTTGGCGAACAGGGCCGAGGTGTCGCTCGTCGAGGTGTCGGTGTCGATGCTGACGGCGTTGAAGGTGCGGTCCATGACACGACGGAAGAGGCGGTCCTGCTCCTCCGCGTCCAGCCGGGCGTCGGTGGCGAAGAAGGTGAGGAGAGTCGCCATGTCGGGCTCCATCATGCCGACGCCCTTGGCCATGCCGACCAGGACCGCGTCGCCCACCCGGCGGCGGACCAGCTTGGGCCGCGTGTCGGTGGTCATGATGGCCCGGGCGGCGCGTTCGAAGCCTCCCTCTGGCAAGGGCGCCCCCAGCGTCTTGATGTGGTCGCGGATCGCGGGCATCGGGTACTGCCGGCCGATGACGCCGGTGGACGCGATCATGAGCTCGTCCTCGGGCACCCCGGCCGCCCGGGCCGTCAGCGCGCGCACCTCAAGCGCGTTGGCCATCCCCTCCTCTCCGGTTGCGACGTTGGCGTTGCGCGCCAGGACCACCACGCCCCGGGCGCTGCGGTCCGCGCAGGCCGCACGGCTCACCACAACGCTCGGGCCGGCGAAGCGGGAGCGGGTGAAGACCGCACTCACCGTGGCGGGTACGGCGGACAGGACGACGGTGAAGTCGTCGCGTCCGTCGTCCAGAAGGCCGACCGGCGCGGTGTGCACGCCGAAGCCCCGCGGTGCGAAGGCGTCGTCGTCTGTCATGTTGATTCGTCTCCTGATCGGGTGTGGCGGCTGTGGGCCGACGCTACAGGTCTCGATCCGTAGCATGCCGCCCGCGACGCGGTCCGAACCGTACTCGGCGCGCGCGGGCGCGGGGGAGCCGGGCGGCGCGGGAGCTCCGTTGCTCCCTCGCCACCCGGCTCCCGGTGCGGTGCCGCGGGTTCAGCCGCGGGGGGTGAAGCTCACCACGTCGCCCGCGCGCTCGCCGCCGGACAACTGCCCGTTGCGCTCGGTGCGGATATAGACCCGGTGCAGCCAGCGGTCCCGCCCGTCCCACCGGGGAGTGAAGGGGGTGCGGGCGTGCGTGGTACGGAAGTTGTCGACGATGAGGAGATCGCCGGGGGTCAGGTGGACCGCCTCGGTGACCTCGTCCAGCGCCTTCGACAGCGCGTCGACCGCTTTCACATCCCCGGGCTCCGTCGGGGCCAGCAGCTCCCGGTCGTAGCCGAGGAAGGGATCGTCCCGCTCCCCGTACAGCGGCTTGACCCGGGCGATCGCACCGGGGTCCGGCACACCGCCGCGGAAGGCGACGTCCACGCAGCACGGCATCTTCCGGTCGTAGAGCCGCGCGAGCGTCTCGCTGCTGAGCAGCGGCAGCGCCTTGCGCACCGATGCGACCAAAGTGGCCGCCGTGCGGTCGTGGTCCGCCCGCGAGCAGGCCAGCATCACGTAGTTCGGCTGGAGGTGGTGGTAGGCCATCTCCGTGTGGAACTCCAGCAGAGTCTCCGACGTCTCGGAGGACAGGTAGTGGGCGTTCGGCGACGGGTACACGTCGTGGTAGACGGTGCCCGAACGCAGCTCCTGGTAGCCGGTGTGCAGACCCAGGCGGCGTCCGATGACCCCGAGCACGGCCTCCATGACCATCAGCGGGCGGTCCTCAGGCGCCGGTGTGCTGGTCGGGGTGGTCGGCAGGACTTCGGTGGCTTCCACGGGCAGACCCCGCAGCAGCAGGTAACCGTCCTGGTTGCCGCGGGAGTTGAAGGAGTCCAGCTCGCCTGCCAGGGCGGCCGGCAGGTCGAGGGACGCCGCCTCGGCGGAGTCGAGGAAGGCGTACAGGTCGGCACGGGGGACGCGCGGCAGCCGCTCGAAGAGCGCGAGCAGGTCCCCGGCGAATGGGGTGCAGTCCACGACTGTCACTGGGCATTCCTTTCGTGGGTGTGGGCGCGGGCGTACTGGTAGAGCAGCTCCGCGCCGATCTCGGTGGCGAGGATCGAAGTGATGCCGCCGTGGTCGTACAGCGGCGAGACCTCCATGACGTCGAAGCCGACCGGCCGCAGGTCTCCCACGGAACGCAGCAGAGCCAGCACCTCGCGTGAGGTCAGGCCACCGGGTGCGGGAGTCCCGGTCCCCGGCGCGAAGGCGGGGTCCATGACGTCGACGTCCACCGAGACGTACAGCGGGGCGTCGCCGGCGATCTCCCGAACCAGCCGCGCGGTGGCGTCGGTGCCGAGGGCGGTGAACTCGTCGGTGGTGACGATGCGCACGCCGTGCCCGCGGGCGTAGTCGAGTGAGTCGGGCTTCGGGTTGTGTCCGCGTATGCCGATCTGCACCATGCGCCCCGGGTCCACGAGCTTCTCGTCGATGGCATGCCGGAAGGGGGTGCCGTGGTGGTACTCGCCGCCGTAGAAGGCGGGGTTCGTGTCGCTGTGCGCGTCGAGGTGGAGCACGGCCAGCGGCCCGTGCTTGCCCGAGACGGCCCGCAGCGCGGCGAGTGTGAGCGAGTGGTCGCCGCCCAGCATGAGGAACGCCCCGTTGTCGGCGAGCAGTTCGGTCAGCCGGCGCTGGGCGTGGTCCATCGCGATGTGCATGTTGAACGGGGTCAGATCGATGTCACCGGCATCGACGCACCGGATCAGGTCGAACGTGCCGGGCCCCCGGTCGATGCCCACCCCGTGGATGAGTCCGGACTCGTTGCGGATGGACCGGGGGCCGAAGCGCGCCCCAGGACGGTAACTGGTGCCGCCGTCGTACGGTGCGCCGACGACGACGACGTCCAGGCCGCTGGGGTCCGGATCGTGCGGCAGGCGCATGAAGGTGGGGATCTGCGCGTAGCGGGGGGAGACATTGATGTCGATGCGTTCCACGCCGTCATGACTCCTTCGGGTCTGCGGTGCCACGATCCGTCACGAGCCGGCCCCCACGCGGTGCCGCAGCCGGTCGGTGACCGACTGGACGGCCTGCGCGGTGTCCACCTCGTCCGGGTGCCGTCCCGCCACCACCACCTCGTCGAACAGTTCCCGCACCACGAGGCGCTTGGCCTGGTGAACGCGGGACGGCTCGATTCCGGCGTCGCCGAGCAGCCGGCTGAATGACGACGTGGTACCGGAACCCTCGTGCACGCCGAGCTTGGGACGGGTGACGGTCTGCGCGGGCAGTAGGTCGGCCATGGCGGCCCGCAGCACCCACTTGTCCTGCCCGTAGCGGCGCTTGAGCCCCGACTCCACGGCGACCAGGAGGTCGAGGACCTCGCGGTCCCAGTACGGATGGGTGGACCAGTGGCCGCCGATGCCGGAGAGCACCGGCGACATCTCGTTGAGCCCGTCGTACGTCGCCATGTCGTGGGCGAGCGCGCTGTCCAGGGCGGGCAGCCGGTCCTCGCGGTGCATACCGCCCAGCGGGATGTCGGCCCCGTACCCGGTCAGGATGCGCCGGCCCGGGCCCTCCAGCCGCAGATAGAGAGCGGTGAGCGGCAGCAGGTACTCGATGATGTCCGGATCGAGGGACTCCGCCGCCCAGACGGCGTGCGGCAGGCGGCGCAGCAACTCGGCCGTGGTGATGGTGACCTCGCGATGCACCGTGCCGAGGTGGTCGGCGACGACGCGGGACTGCGGGAACTCGTCGGCGACGTCGGTCCCCATCGACACGGTCCCGATGGGTCCGTCCGCCTCCAGGGCCGCCAGCGCGGCGACACTGGAGGAGTCGATCCCGCCTGAGAGGACCACGAGCGGCGCCGTCGGGCCCGAGCGCGCGCGGACCGCGCGCAGCAGGCTCCGACGGACGGCGTCCACCGCGTCCGCCTCCGGCAGGATCCGGCGGTGCAACGGCGGCGCCCACGTCCGGTGGGCCGTGCACGTGCCGCCGCCGAGGGCGATCTCCAGCACGGTCCCGGCCGGGACCTGGTGCACACCGGGCAGTCGGCGCACCGGGCGGGCAGCGCGCAGCGTACGACCCGCCGCCACGCCCCGCAGCGCCTTCGCCTCGGTCGCGGCCGCCACGCGGCCCGGCGCGACGCTCAGGTAGACAGGGACCGAGCCCGCGTGGTCCGTGGCGAGAAGGACCCGGCCCGCGGCGTGCACGAGGACCGCGAAGCGCCCGTTGAGAAGGCGGAACGCGTGCAGGTCGTAGTGCTCGAAGAGCGCGAGGACGAGCTCCGCGTCGTTGGTGGGGCCGGCGCCGGACGGCAGCAGCGAGCGCAGTGCCTCCTGGTTGTAGAGCTCCCCGGCCAGCACGAGCGAGGCGTTCCGTCCGCGCGCCCTGGCGCCGTCCGGGTCCCCCGTGTGCACCAGGCCGCTGAACACGGTACGTCCGTCCAGGTCCTCCCTGGTGTCGTCCCGGAGACCGGCCGTCGCCAGGGGCGCGAGCGGGAGCGGTCCTTCCCCCTCCCGCACGGCGGCGAGGAAGCCGGTCGCGGCAGGCAGCGTCATCTCAGATGTCCAGAGCGCCGAAGCCGCCGGCCTTGAAGTCGTAGTTCACCGGTACCTCGATGAGGAACGGCCGTCCCAGCGCGGCACCCTTGCGCAGCGCGGCGACCAGGTCCTCCCGGCTTGCGGCCCGCACCGCCT
Encoded proteins:
- the argJ gene encoding bifunctional glutamate N-acetyltransferase/amino-acid acetyltransferase ArgJ, which codes for MTDDDAFAPRGFGVHTAPVGLLDDGRDDFTVVLSAVPATVSAVFTRSRFAGPSVVVSRAACADRSARGVVVLARNANVATGEEGMANALEVRALTARAAGVPEDELMIASTGVIGRQYPMPAIRDHIKTLGAPLPEGGFERAARAIMTTDTRPKLVRRRVGDAVLVGMAKGVGMMEPDMATLLTFFATDARLDAEEQDRLFRRVMDRTFNAVSIDTDTSTSDTSALFANGLAGEVNADDFEEALYEVALALVKDIASDGEGADKLIEVRVGGARDDAQAKRVGKAVVNSPLVKTAVHGGDPNWGRVAMAIGKCSADTDIDQDRVAIRFGEVGVYPPGRAGAHDEESVRAAVAAEMNGSEVVIGIDLGIGDGAFTVYGCDLTEGYVRLNADYST
- the cs1 gene encoding clavaminate synthase Cs1, whose amino-acid sequence is MTVVDCTPFAGDLLALFERLPRVPRADLYAFLDSAEAASLDLPAALAGELDSFNSRGNQDGYLLLRGLPVEATEVLPTTPTSTPAPEDRPLMVMEAVLGVIGRRLGLHTGYQELRSGTVYHDVYPSPNAHYLSSETSETLLEFHTEMAYHHLQPNYVMLACSRADHDRTAATLVASVRKALPLLSSETLARLYDRKMPCCVDVAFRGGVPDPGAIARVKPLYGERDDPFLGYDRELLAPTEPGDVKAVDALSKALDEVTEAVHLTPGDLLIVDNFRTTHARTPFTPRWDGRDRWLHRVYIRTERNGQLSGGERAGDVVSFTPRG
- the speB gene encoding agmatinase, whose protein sequence is MERIDINVSPRYAQIPTFMRLPHDPDPSGLDVVVVGAPYDGGTSYRPGARFGPRSIRNESGLIHGVGIDRGPGTFDLIRCVDAGDIDLTPFNMHIAMDHAQRRLTELLADNGAFLMLGGDHSLTLAALRAVSGKHGPLAVLHLDAHSDTNPAFYGGEYHHGTPFRHAIDEKLVDPGRMVQIGIRGHNPKPDSLDYARGHGVRIVTTDEFTALGTDATARLVREIAGDAPLYVSVDVDVMDPAFAPGTGTPAPGGLTSREVLALLRSVGDLRPVGFDVMEVSPLYDHGGITSILATEIGAELLYQYARAHTHERNAQ
- a CDS encoding asparagine synthase-related protein, coding for MTLPAATGFLAAVREGEGPLPLAPLATAGLRDDTREDLDGRTVFSGLVHTGDPDGARARGRNASLVLAGELYNQEALRSLLPSGAGPTNDAELVLALFEHYDLHAFRLLNGRFAVLVHAAGRVLLATDHAGSVPVYLSVAPGRVAAATEAKALRGVAAGRTLRAARPVRRLPGVHQVPAGTVLEIALGGGTCTAHRTWAPPLHRRILPEADAVDAVRRSLLRAVRARSGPTAPLVVLSGGIDSSSVAALAALEADGPIGTVSMGTDVADEFPQSRVVADHLGTVHREVTITTAELLRRLPHAVWAAESLDPDIIEYLLPLTALYLRLEGPGRRILTGYGADIPLGGMHREDRLPALDSALAHDMATYDGLNEMSPVLSGIGGHWSTHPYWDREVLDLLVAVESGLKRRYGQDKWVLRAAMADLLPAQTVTRPKLGVHEGSGTTSSFSRLLGDAGIEPSRVHQAKRLVVRELFDEVVVAGRHPDEVDTAQAVQSVTDRLRHRVGAGS